One part of the Bacteroidia bacterium genome encodes these proteins:
- a CDS encoding alpha/beta hydrolase, translating to MKNVFVLAFCFSGLLFSQNAPLNEEAWYLQTQDSLRLYMYEFGQGDPVVVLHGGYGSEHSYMLDFLLPHQENHRFILFDQRGSLRSPIPSKDLDRKISLELLVEDLESIRKEVGVERMKIIAHSMGANYLYNYLEKYPDHVAEAIVISGFIPKWPDEEEMQIMMGTQVERQKFMQRQEIKEEIAKLAGTDIGAGKKASYQWKIQFSAGQIYRIEKWRQVKGLFFNPEINKRISPERSGKKFNFLDDIAKHPYPITFIFGYHEFGDYGVKLHSRWLDEMDGVDLHILEEAGHAVWMDKPQEFAEILSKALE from the coding sequence ATGAAAAATGTATTCGTCTTAGCTTTTTGTTTTAGTGGCTTATTATTTTCTCAGAATGCTCCCTTGAATGAAGAAGCCTGGTATTTGCAAACCCAGGACAGCCTTCGGTTATATATGTACGAATTTGGGCAGGGAGATCCGGTAGTTGTTTTGCATGGAGGCTATGGCTCAGAACACAGCTATATGCTGGATTTCCTGCTGCCCCATCAAGAAAATCATCGCTTCATTTTGTTCGATCAAAGAGGCTCCCTTCGTTCTCCTATTCCCTCAAAAGATCTGGATCGTAAAATCTCTCTAGAATTATTGGTAGAAGATTTGGAATCCATTCGTAAGGAAGTGGGAGTAGAAAGGATGAAAATTATTGCCCACTCAATGGGAGCAAATTACCTCTATAATTATCTGGAAAAGTATCCGGATCATGTGGCCGAAGCGATCGTAATATCAGGCTTTATCCCTAAATGGCCAGATGAAGAAGAAATGCAGATCATGATGGGAACACAAGTCGAGCGGCAGAAGTTTATGCAAAGACAGGAAATCAAGGAGGAAATAGCTAAGCTGGCTGGCACAGATATAGGAGCTGGGAAAAAGGCTTCTTACCAATGGAAGATACAGTTTTCAGCAGGACAAATTTATCGTATAGAAAAGTGGAGGCAGGTGAAAGGCTTATTCTTTAATCCGGAAATCAATAAGAGAATCAGTCCGGAAAGGAGTGGAAAGAAATTTAATTTTCTGGATGATATAGCAAAGCATCCTTATCCGATCACCTTTATCTTTGGCTATCATGAATTTGGTGATTATGGAGTGAAATTGCATAGTCGTTGGTTGGATGAAATGGATGGAGTAGATCTTCATATTCTGGAGGAAGCCGGACATGCAGTATGGATGGATAAACCTCAGGAGTTTGCAGAGATTTTGAGCAAGGCTTTGGAATAA
- a CDS encoding LytTR family DNA-binding domain-containing protein — translation MPIYLKRNLILAVSLLSAAFIYTLLIALITAADIQSIHFFFDAPMSIAGFSWLSLTIASFVDRKWKEKSRHLISNLYQKIGISFGLISIVFFVFYWGMQLIFSGQISMNINRWRELFFSLPFPLLISFVYLIHIHIKQVYSKRDRVEKGNESDPQTVQAFAQRLLSIKKHKKYPISVEEIHLIAVEEGLVFAFDRHNQKHLLAEQSLKKLEAKLDPQFFFRINRSELVHIDAVESYEPYFKDRLALQIVSRKEALYTSNNRSPCFKKWLC, via the coding sequence ATGCCCATCTATCTAAAAAGGAACCTTATTCTGGCAGTTAGCCTCTTATCCGCAGCATTTATTTACACCTTACTTATCGCACTTATCACCGCTGCCGATATCCAAAGCATTCACTTCTTTTTTGATGCCCCAATGAGCATAGCAGGATTTAGTTGGCTGAGTTTGACCATCGCGTCTTTTGTGGATCGAAAGTGGAAAGAAAAAAGCAGGCATTTGATCTCAAACCTCTACCAAAAGATCGGGATTAGTTTTGGCCTCATCAGCATCGTTTTTTTTGTTTTCTACTGGGGAATGCAATTAATTTTTTCCGGTCAGATAAGTATGAATATCAATAGGTGGAGAGAATTATTTTTTAGTCTGCCTTTTCCCCTGCTTATCTCTTTTGTCTATTTAATTCATATACATATAAAGCAAGTCTATAGTAAAAGGGATCGAGTTGAAAAAGGAAATGAAAGCGACCCGCAGACAGTTCAAGCTTTCGCCCAAAGACTACTGAGTATAAAAAAGCATAAGAAGTATCCCATTTCCGTTGAAGAAATTCATCTGATTGCTGTGGAGGAAGGCTTGGTATTTGCCTTTGACCGACACAATCAAAAACACCTTTTGGCTGAGCAAAGCCTAAAGAAACTGGAAGCCAAACTCGATCCTCAATTCTTTTTCCGGATCAATCGATCCGAACTTGTGCATATAGATGCAGTAGAGAGTTATGAGCCCTATTTTAAGGATCGCCTCGCTCTTCAGATAGTTTCTCGCAAGGAAGCCCTCTACACTTCCAATAACAGATCTCCTTGCTTCAAAAAATGGCTGTGCTGA
- a CDS encoding glycosyl hydrolase, with protein sequence MRTITLAKLSTVWLFAILLLLAPDAMAQKKKKKKNAEPEVATLNYEEGLYDALSWRSIGPFRGGRSATVTGVPGNPTLFYMGATGGGVWRTKDGGSTWENISDGYFGGSIGAVAVSEYDNNIIYAGGGEVTVRGNVSSGYGMYKSMDAGKSWETIGLEGSRHIPRIRIHPKNPDLVYAAVMGDLYKSSEVRGVYRSKDGGENWEKVLFVNEDAGAVDLIMDPNNPRVLYASTWRIRRTPYSLISGGEGSGLWKSTDGGDNWTEITGNKGLPKGVWGINGVAVSPANSNRVWVIVENKDGGVFRSDDAGESWRKLNSDRSLRQRAWYYTRIYADTKNEDVVYVMNVAYHKSTDGGRTFKSSNAPHGDHHDLWIAPEDPMRMIIADDGGAQVSYDGGENWSTYYNQPTAQFYRVTTDNHFPYRIYVAQQDNSTLRIAHRTNGGSIGERDWEPTAGGESAHIAVDPDDSDIVYGGSYGGFLTRVNHKSGETRSINVWPDNPMGAGAEAMKYRFQWNFPIYFSPHDGNKLYTASNHIHMSTDEGQSWKVISPDLTRNDASKLGSSGGPITQDNTSVEYYCTVFAACESPYEKDLLWAGSDDGLIHVSRDGGGNWENVTPPSSIMPEWMMINSVDPDPFTKGGLYVAGTLYKAGDYKPYLFKTKDYGKTWTKITNGIAEEDFTRVVRADPKRQGLLYAGTEAGMYISFDDGASWKPFQLDLPIVPITDLTVKNDNLVAATQGRSIYLIDDLTPLHQLNEDIAVSDMHLFKPMPSYRMPGFGGFGRSSRTAGKNHPGGVMVHYYLKDMPADSVEMKLSFHEADGDLIKEYSSKDKKTARWFEGTEEGMNRFVWNMMYEDAKSFKGMIMWAGSTRGPRAVPGTYKVKFTVGDQVQEQEFEILPDPRSSSSIADMQEQFDFMIAVRDKLTETHDAIIDIRKVRGQLGQLKDRIAEAEDMDDVMDKMKQINKDMKAVEEALYQTKNRSRQDPLNFPIKLNNKLAHVGALNSRGDFKPTEQSKEFFQEVSGNINEQLDKWKNIREKDIPELNNMVKQKSVDAINIKRKQDADQG encoded by the coding sequence ATGAGAACTATTACGCTAGCAAAACTATCAACTGTTTGGCTGTTTGCGATCCTGCTTCTTTTAGCACCGGATGCAATGGCCCAGAAAAAGAAGAAAAAGAAAAATGCGGAGCCGGAAGTAGCTACCCTTAACTATGAAGAAGGACTATACGACGCCTTAAGCTGGCGCTCTATTGGACCTTTCAGAGGAGGTCGTTCCGCAACGGTTACGGGAGTACCCGGAAATCCTACCCTATTTTATATGGGAGCTACAGGAGGAGGAGTTTGGAGAACCAAAGATGGAGGCTCCACCTGGGAAAATATCTCAGATGGATACTTTGGAGGCTCGATTGGAGCCGTGGCTGTTTCTGAATACGACAATAATATCATCTATGCAGGAGGAGGAGAGGTTACTGTCAGAGGAAATGTTTCTTCAGGCTATGGCATGTATAAATCTATGGATGCTGGTAAAAGCTGGGAAACTATAGGGCTGGAAGGTTCTCGCCATATTCCCCGCATTCGCATTCACCCCAAAAATCCTGATCTGGTTTATGCAGCGGTAATGGGAGATTTGTATAAATCTTCTGAGGTCCGCGGAGTCTATCGTTCGAAGGATGGAGGAGAGAATTGGGAGAAGGTATTGTTTGTAAATGAAGATGCAGGTGCCGTTGACCTTATCATGGATCCTAATAATCCACGTGTACTCTATGCGAGTACCTGGAGAATCCGCAGAACTCCCTATAGCCTGATTTCAGGGGGAGAAGGTTCTGGCCTTTGGAAAAGTACCGATGGAGGAGATAACTGGACGGAGATCACGGGAAATAAAGGACTGCCGAAAGGAGTGTGGGGAATAAATGGCGTTGCTGTTTCTCCTGCCAATTCCAATAGAGTCTGGGTCATTGTAGAAAATAAAGACGGAGGTGTTTTTCGTTCGGACGATGCAGGGGAAAGCTGGAGAAAGCTGAACTCCGACCGTTCCCTTCGCCAACGTGCCTGGTACTACACGCGTATCTATGCGGATACCAAAAATGAAGATGTCGTATATGTAATGAATGTTGCTTACCATAAATCCACAGATGGAGGTCGTACATTCAAATCATCTAATGCACCTCATGGAGACCATCATGATCTATGGATTGCCCCTGAAGATCCCATGCGCATGATTATCGCTGATGATGGAGGAGCCCAGGTTTCTTATGATGGAGGCGAAAACTGGTCAACCTATTACAACCAGCCCACGGCTCAGTTCTATCGTGTTACCACCGATAATCATTTCCCCTACCGCATCTATGTAGCCCAGCAGGACAATAGTACCTTACGTATCGCTCACAGAACCAATGGAGGTTCTATAGGCGAGAGAGACTGGGAGCCTACAGCCGGAGGAGAAAGTGCACACATAGCCGTTGATCCGGATGATAGTGATATTGTTTATGGAGGTAGCTATGGAGGATTCCTGACTCGTGTAAATCACAAGAGTGGAGAGACTCGTTCGATCAATGTATGGCCGGATAACCCTATGGGAGCGGGAGCAGAAGCCATGAAGTACCGTTTTCAATGGAACTTTCCCATCTACTTCTCTCCTCATGATGGTAACAAACTCTATACAGCTTCCAACCATATCCATATGAGTACAGATGAAGGACAATCCTGGAAAGTGATTAGTCCTGATCTGACGAGAAATGATGCTTCAAAGCTTGGTTCTTCCGGAGGACCGATAACCCAGGATAATACCAGTGTTGAATACTACTGTACAGTTTTCGCGGCTTGTGAATCTCCTTATGAGAAAGACTTGCTTTGGGCGGGATCAGACGATGGTTTGATTCATGTCAGTAGAGATGGGGGTGGAAACTGGGAGAATGTAACTCCTCCAAGCAGTATCATGCCTGAATGGATGATGATCAATAGTGTTGATCCGGATCCTTTCACAAAAGGGGGACTGTATGTTGCTGGTACCTTATACAAGGCTGGAGATTATAAGCCTTACCTCTTCAAAACCAAAGATTACGGAAAGACCTGGACAAAAATTACCAATGGAATTGCGGAAGAAGACTTTACCCGGGTGGTAAGGGCTGATCCCAAGAGACAGGGACTTCTCTATGCAGGTACAGAAGCAGGAATGTATATCTCCTTTGATGATGGAGCTAGCTGGAAGCCTTTCCAACTGGATCTTCCTATCGTTCCCATCACGGACCTTACTGTCAAAAATGATAACCTTGTAGCAGCTACCCAGGGAAGAAGTATTTACCTCATTGACGACCTGACTCCTTTGCATCAATTGAATGAAGATATTGCTGTGAGTGATATGCATTTGTTCAAACCCATGCCGAGCTATCGCATGCCGGGATTCGGTGGATTTGGTAGATCAAGTAGAACTGCGGGTAAGAACCATCCCGGAGGAGTAATGGTGCATTACTACCTCAAGGATATGCCAGCTGATTCGGTAGAAATGAAATTGAGTTTCCATGAAGCCGATGGCGATCTGATCAAGGAATATTCTTCCAAGGATAAAAAGACGGCCAGATGGTTTGAAGGAACCGAGGAAGGAATGAATCGCTTCGTTTGGAACATGATGTACGAAGATGCCAAATCCTTCAAAGGAATGATCATGTGGGCCGGTTCCACCCGTGGACCCCGCGCAGTACCCGGAACTTATAAAGTGAAGTTTACTGTGGGAGATCAGGTGCAGGAACAGGAATTTGAAATTCTGCCTGATCCAAGAAGTAGCAGCAGCATAGCTGATATGCAGGAGCAGTTTGATTTCATGATTGCGGTTAGGGATAAGTTGACAGAAACCCATGATGCGATCATAGACATCCGCAAAGTTCGTGGGCAGTTGGGGCAATTGAAAGATAGAATTGCTGAAGCAGAGGATATGGATGATGTGATGGATAAAATGAAGCAGATCAATAAAGACATGAAGGCAGTCGAAGAAGCCCTTTATCAAACGAAAAACAGAAGTCGTCAGGATCCCTTGAATTTCCCCATCAAGCTAAACAACAAACTGGCCCACGTTGGTGCCTTGAATAGCCGTGGCGACTTTAAACCTACCGAGCAATCCAAAGAGTTCTTCCAGGAAGTAAGTGGAAATATCAATGAGCAGTTGGACAAGTGGAAGAACATCCGGGAAAAAGATATTCCTGAACTGAATAATATGGTCAAGCAGAAAAGCGTAGATGCGATAAACATCAAACGCAAGCAAGATGCTGATCAGGGATAA
- a CDS encoding DUF2891 domain-containing protein: MQSTSLPILSSKRGFLALFLFFCLQLAFCQEEDSVAYIDIDIESGRPSLTEAGASHFAKLALHCIGTEFPNKLSHVINSEKEILGPSRLHPAFYGCFDWHSSVHGHWMLIRLLKLFPDLPEEEQIRTSISQNLSAQNIRAEIAYLNQRSRKSFERTYGWAWLLKLSEELRDWEDVDGKIWSRNLEPLAETFVKRYLDFLPRQTYPIRTGVHPNTAFGLSFAHDYAVSSGHKELKSLIELTALRYYGFDADCPADWEPGGSDFLSPCLEEANLMRRVLKPESFRDWYGRFMPSLNINLREPATVSDRSDGQIVHLDGLNLSRSWCMLGIAQVLPEGDPRKDLLLETANRHILATLPHIASGDYAGEHWLASFAVYALSVE, translated from the coding sequence ATGCAGTCGACAAGCCTTCCTATTCTCTCCTCCAAGCGGGGTTTCCTTGCTTTATTTTTGTTTTTTTGTCTGCAACTTGCTTTTTGCCAGGAGGAAGATAGTGTCGCATATATAGACATTGACATAGAAAGTGGAAGACCCAGCCTGACAGAGGCAGGGGCTTCTCATTTTGCCAAGCTAGCTCTCCATTGTATCGGCACAGAATTTCCAAACAAACTCAGCCATGTGATAAACAGCGAGAAGGAGATTCTGGGACCGAGCCGACTGCATCCTGCATTCTATGGTTGTTTTGACTGGCACTCTTCTGTGCATGGTCATTGGATGTTGATACGTTTGCTGAAACTCTTTCCGGATTTACCAGAAGAAGAGCAGATTCGGACTTCCATTTCCCAAAATCTTTCCGCCCAAAATATTCGAGCTGAGATTGCTTATTTAAATCAGAGGAGCAGGAAGTCTTTCGAACGAACCTATGGATGGGCCTGGCTCTTAAAGTTATCAGAAGAACTCAGGGATTGGGAGGATGTAGACGGGAAAATCTGGAGTAGGAATCTGGAACCTCTGGCAGAAACTTTCGTCAAACGCTATCTCGACTTTCTCCCTAGACAGACTTATCCCATACGTACGGGTGTTCATCCCAATACGGCCTTCGGTTTGTCTTTCGCTCATGACTATGCAGTCAGCAGTGGGCATAAAGAGCTTAAAAGCCTGATTGAGCTAACAGCGCTTCGTTATTATGGATTTGATGCCGATTGTCCCGCAGACTGGGAACCGGGAGGTTCTGATTTTCTTTCGCCCTGCCTGGAGGAAGCAAATCTGATGCGGAGGGTCCTAAAACCAGAATCTTTCAGGGATTGGTACGGTCGCTTTATGCCAAGCCTGAATATCAATTTGCGAGAACCTGCTACCGTTTCAGATCGCAGTGATGGTCAGATTGTACATTTGGATGGATTAAACCTCAGCCGTAGCTGGTGTATGCTGGGAATTGCACAGGTACTGCCCGAAGGCGATCCGAGAAAAGATCTTTTATTAGAAACGGCCAATCGACATATTCTGGCAACTCTTCCTCACATTGCTAGTGGAGATTATGCGGGCGAGCATTGGTTGGCTTCTTTTGCGGTTTATGCCTTATCAGTTGAATAA
- a CDS encoding LysM peptidoglycan-binding domain-containing protein has protein sequence MKKLVLISLILMLGLFINLKAQDVPPTVSYCDIEIKLSPDAQTRIKEYYRQIVASPRYFNEMVKRAQLYMPFIDEAFAQYDIPEDLKYLAIQESALRADVVSSSKAVGFWQLKDGTASDLNLQIDGDVDERMHIFRASQAAAKYLNEANKGYANWVYALLSYYEGPTGSVPYTNPDYYGETSMHISANDHWYILKAIANKLAYKEALSSNERPELYLMPFVAKAGTSIKELLQKHNIEEEEFLRYNKWIRNSKRISRKKDYTYYIVRTGSSYIGHIPDPLKVEEEGKMSDRKVLAAAPPVGDLKALEKEDKPEPRMVFADEQRVKEEKPIQTSTQSISQPNPVNANIFAPKAIDIHAQMSGDFVEFQLRHDLDYGIEFLEYTGYTRVAEIADRYKKGLAAFLLYNGLVPGNEPEKGSIIYIERPERRSYHIVESGESLTDIAADHLTSVARIQNRNRMSASNFTIYVGQKLYLKDRKPKEEKIIILSAEIEELEAIAETESEKPQEEENLSAEVETPIAIKEEVEEQKIEEVSPPPTLEVEEKSEENAAEEMVNNTEEAMEFFNPESQEFKPVWVQHIVAEGETLWQISQKYGTQVDLIKKINKLETDAIIMGQYLRVLATKKF, from the coding sequence ATGAAAAAATTAGTTCTTATCTCCCTCATCCTTATGCTGGGCCTTTTTATTAACCTAAAGGCTCAGGATGTACCCCCTACTGTATCTTATTGTGATATCGAAATAAAATTGAGCCCTGACGCACAAACCCGAATCAAAGAATATTACCGCCAAATTGTAGCTAGCCCTCGCTATTTCAATGAGATGGTGAAAAGGGCGCAACTTTATATGCCCTTTATTGATGAGGCTTTTGCGCAATATGATATTCCGGAAGATTTGAAATACCTGGCCATCCAGGAAAGTGCCCTTCGTGCAGATGTAGTTTCCAGTTCAAAGGCAGTTGGTTTCTGGCAGTTAAAAGATGGAACGGCTTCAGATTTAAATTTGCAGATAGATGGAGATGTGGACGAAAGGATGCACATTTTCCGCGCCTCACAAGCTGCTGCTAAATACTTAAACGAAGCAAATAAGGGCTATGCTAACTGGGTATATGCGCTCCTATCCTATTATGAAGGTCCTACAGGTTCGGTTCCTTATACCAATCCTGATTATTATGGGGAAACCTCCATGCATATTAGTGCCAATGATCATTGGTATATTCTGAAAGCTATTGCAAATAAATTGGCCTATAAAGAGGCTTTGAGCTCAAATGAACGTCCCGAACTCTACCTCATGCCATTCGTCGCTAAAGCAGGTACGTCTATAAAGGAGCTTTTGCAAAAACATAATATAGAGGAAGAGGAATTTTTGCGCTACAATAAATGGATTAGAAATAGTAAAAGAATTTCTCGTAAAAAAGACTATACCTATTATATCGTACGAACAGGGAGCAGCTATATTGGCCATATTCCTGATCCACTAAAGGTTGAGGAGGAAGGAAAAATGTCAGACCGCAAAGTTCTGGCTGCGGCACCTCCAGTAGGAGATCTCAAAGCTCTTGAGAAAGAAGATAAGCCTGAACCAAGGATGGTTTTTGCCGATGAACAGCGAGTTAAAGAAGAAAAGCCTATTCAAACTTCTACTCAATCCATTTCTCAACCCAATCCGGTAAATGCCAACATATTTGCTCCTAAGGCAATCGATATACATGCGCAGATGTCCGGAGATTTTGTCGAGTTCCAGCTTCGTCATGACTTGGATTATGGGATTGAATTTCTGGAATACACCGGCTATACCCGTGTGGCAGAGATTGCAGACCGTTACAAGAAGGGCCTGGCTGCCTTTCTTTTATATAATGGATTGGTGCCCGGAAATGAACCAGAGAAGGGAAGCATCATATATATAGAAAGACCGGAAAGGAGAAGCTACCATATTGTTGAATCAGGTGAATCCCTGACTGACATAGCTGCAGATCATTTGACCTCTGTTGCCCGAATTCAAAATCGGAATCGTATGTCTGCTTCTAACTTCACCATTTATGTGGGGCAGAAATTATACCTGAAGGATCGCAAACCCAAGGAGGAAAAAATCATCATACTCTCAGCAGAAATCGAAGAGCTTGAAGCTATAGCCGAAACGGAATCAGAGAAGCCGCAGGAAGAAGAAAATCTATCAGCAGAAGTGGAAACTCCAATAGCGATTAAGGAAGAAGTTGAAGAGCAAAAAATAGAGGAAGTAAGTCCACCTCCTACCCTTGAAGTAGAAGAAAAATCAGAAGAAAATGCTGCTGAGGAAATGGTGAATAATACAGAAGAAGCCATGGAATTCTTTAATCCGGAATCCCAGGAATTTAAACCGGTTTGGGTCCAGCATATCGTTGCAGAAGGAGAAACCCTTTGGCAGATTTCTCAAAAATATGGGACCCAGGTGGACCTGATTAAGAAAATCAATAAACTGGAAACTGATGCGATTATCATGGGGCAATACCTACGGGTTCTCGCAACCAAAAAATTCTAG
- a CDS encoding O-methyltransferase, producing MQIVFEDIEKYIESYSSEEPELLRKLRRRTHVEVLYPRMLSGPYQGRLLAMISHLLRPERILEIGTFTGYSCICLAEGLAAGGKIVSLELIREREDFIRKWLKEAGIEEQVELIFGDAYDTLPNLSGEFDLIFLDANKARYLDYYHLVFPLLKKGGLILADNVLWDGKILSDTYTDKETLGIRAFNDFVAQDERVSKVLLPIRDGLYLIRKNT from the coding sequence ATGCAGATCGTATTTGAGGACATTGAAAAATATATAGAGTCTTATAGTTCTGAAGAACCGGAGCTTCTAAGGAAATTGAGAAGGCGAACCCATGTGGAAGTTCTCTATCCGCGTATGCTTTCAGGGCCCTATCAGGGGAGACTTCTCGCCATGATTTCGCACTTGCTAAGGCCTGAACGGATTTTGGAAATAGGAACCTTTACGGGCTATTCCTGCATATGTTTGGCAGAAGGTTTGGCAGCGGGAGGAAAGATAGTTTCCCTTGAATTGATTCGGGAAAGAGAAGACTTCATTAGAAAATGGCTGAAAGAAGCAGGAATTGAAGAACAGGTCGAACTTATATTTGGAGATGCTTACGATACTTTGCCAAATCTTTCAGGCGAATTCGACCTCATTTTCCTCGATGCTAACAAGGCTCGTTATCTCGATTATTACCATCTCGTTTTCCCTTTACTCAAAAAAGGAGGACTAATTTTAGCAGATAATGTGCTTTGGGATGGAAAAATTCTCTCAGATACGTATACAGATAAAGAAACCCTGGGCATCCGTGCCTTCAATGATTTCGTTGCTCAGGATGAAAGGGTGAGTAAAGTCCTGCTTCCTATACGCGATGGCTTATATCTCATTCGGAAAAACACATGA
- the dnaN gene encoding DNA polymerase III subunit beta, whose translation MNFIVSSTSLSRQLSRISGAIPSRSVLPIIENFLFEIANNSLTISTTNLETSMQTQLPVEAHGESMKVAIPARILQDILKALPEQPISFSIDEDNFGVEINSENGKYKISGENGEDFPLIPQPEHAESIRMPMHTVLKAVSKTLFAASTDEDKAALNGIYFDLNESGATFVATDAHRLVRYRRVDVSVPEATNFIVPQKALNLLKSSLDPNDNKDVIIHYNENNAFFQTDDLLLVCRLIDQKYPDYQNVIPVDNPNTLYISKTELLGTLRRVNIFSNKSTHQVRFSVKGDQLEITTEDPDFANEAKETLKCHYEGSDIEIGFNASLLLDVISNVDTEEVTIELSEPNRAGIILPNVQEEGENTLMLIMPIMLNSYVGM comes from the coding sequence ATGAATTTCATCGTCTCTTCGACATCATTGTCGCGGCAGCTAAGCCGTATATCTGGGGCAATACCCTCCCGATCTGTATTACCTATTATCGAAAATTTTCTTTTCGAAATAGCAAACAATAGCCTTACAATCTCTACTACAAACCTGGAGACCTCTATGCAAACCCAATTGCCGGTAGAGGCACATGGGGAAAGCATGAAAGTTGCTATTCCTGCTCGTATCCTTCAGGATATCCTGAAGGCGCTTCCGGAGCAGCCCATATCCTTTTCTATAGATGAGGATAATTTTGGAGTTGAAATCAACTCTGAAAACGGGAAATACAAAATCAGTGGAGAAAATGGAGAGGACTTTCCTCTCATTCCTCAGCCTGAACACGCAGAGTCTATTCGGATGCCTATGCATACCGTACTGAAGGCTGTGAGTAAAACGCTGTTCGCGGCTTCTACAGATGAAGATAAAGCTGCCCTTAATGGAATCTATTTTGATCTCAATGAGTCTGGAGCGACTTTCGTTGCTACAGATGCTCACCGACTGGTTCGGTATAGAAGAGTCGATGTAAGTGTGCCAGAGGCAACTAATTTTATCGTACCTCAAAAGGCTCTCAATCTATTGAAGAGTTCGCTTGACCCCAATGATAATAAGGATGTGATCATTCACTATAATGAGAACAACGCCTTTTTTCAGACCGATGATTTGTTGCTCGTTTGCAGACTCATCGATCAGAAATATCCCGATTATCAAAACGTAATACCGGTTGATAATCCCAACACGCTTTACATCTCTAAAACAGAACTACTAGGAACCCTTCGCAGGGTAAACATATTCTCAAATAAAAGTACGCACCAGGTACGTTTCTCTGTAAAGGGGGATCAGCTGGAAATAACAACAGAAGATCCGGATTTTGCGAATGAAGCGAAAGAAACCCTGAAGTGCCATTACGAAGGATCTGATATCGAGATTGGATTCAATGCTTCTCTTTTATTAGATGTGATCTCCAATGTCGATACAGAAGAGGTTACCATTGAACTTTCAGAGCCTAATCGTGCGGGTATCATCCTCCCCAATGTACAGGAAGAAGGAGAGAATACGCTTATGCTTATCATGCCGATCATGCTTAACAGCTATGTAGGCATGTAA